ATTCTTAATGATTTAGACACGTTACAGGATGAAGTGGGAGGACTTATCGAATGTGTTTATCTTGATGACGGCTGCATTGCAGTGGTCAATGAGGAAGGTAAAATCAACGGTATGGAACCGAATCGCAGAATGGGTCCAGATATTATTTGCGGTCCATTTTTTATTTGTGGCGATGACGATGAAAATTTCGCCTCGCTTACCGATGAGCAAATCGAAAAATACTCGTTGCGATTTACGCCTACACAGCAGTTTACAGGTGAAGAACCGGAGCTTGAACCTCGTATGACGTTCATCGGATTTGATTGTTTTGGAGGGAGATAAGATGAAAAAAGAAAGCATTTCCGTACAGATGGAATCTGAAAAACTCCGTGCCACAAGAAAGTACATGGAGAAAAAGGACGTTTCCTTGGAACAGGAGCTTGCCGATGCACTCCAAAAGCTCTATGAAAAATATGTGCCGTCACCTGTCCGTGAGTACATTGATGAAGCCGCCGAGGAAAGCAAATCTAAGGCAAAACCCAATAAACCGAGAGCGGCTGACCAGCCAAGCCGTGAAAGCGCCATCTAACAAAACCGCACACTCCCTCGTGTTGCCCCCCTGTTTGCCTCTGTGTGGGCTTTTACCGCCATAGGTAGGATAGTAACATCCATTGGCAGATATGAGGGCAGTTTGAGGGAGCTTTGCCAAACACCAAAAAAGATGGTGAAACACAAGGAGAAAAGAGCGGTTTTATACCACGAATTAGGGGTGAACCCACCGTTCGATTTCTGTGCAGGATAAAGCAAGGTGCTGTAAACAGCCCCTTGCGGTTACAGCGGACGGCAATGCCGACCGCTTTTCTCTTAGGAAATACAGAGCATTCAAGACACCATCTCATATGGGAAAAAGGTGCTGTAAATGGGCATTTTGGTGGTGCAAGGTGCTGTAATACCATCAGAAACCCCACCAGTCCCCCGTTTATAAGGTGCTGTCTAGGGTGATATAGAAAAAAGGAGAACATTATGAAGCAAAAAAGCAATGAAAATAAAGAGCGAGTAGTAGCGTGGCTCTACCCAGAAATGATTGAAAACATGAATAACCTCATGGATAACCACGACATGAAAAACCATACAGAGTTTATAGAAAAAGCCGTAGATTTCTATATCGGATATCTTGGTAGTCAAAATGCAACGACCTATCTGTCCAAAATTTTATTGGAAGCCATTGCAGGAACACTAAAAGAAAATGAAAATCGTCAGTCAGCAAATCTGTTTCGCCTGTCGGTAGAAATGAGTATGATGATGAATATTCTTGCCGCTGGTCTTGAAATCAGTGATGAGGATATGCGAAAGCTCCGTGGCAGATGTGTGCAAGAGGTTAAACGTAACAAGGGCAGAATCAATATGGAGGATGCCGTAAAATATCAGCAAGGATTGATTGACTAATGCCAAGAGTTATCTTGAAGTGTCCCTACCTTAAAAGCGGTGACACCACTCATAAAGAAAACTTTGTCAAATACATTGCCACAAGAGATGGTGTACAGAAAATCAGTGTGCGAAATAAAAATTGTCCTTCCACTAGGAAGCAAGAGCAGCTCATCACACAAATCCTAAAGGAGTTTTCCGATACCAAAAATCTATTTGAGTACGAGGACTACCTCCAAAATAAAACCATGGAAAATGCATCGGAGTTTATCACCATTGCACTGGAACACAATCTTGATGTGGTAGCTAAGAAAGAAAACTATGTAGACTACATTGCAAACCGTCCTCGTGTAGAAAAGTTATCTTTTCATGGATTGTTTAACGGTGGTAGTGATGAGATTGTGTTGTCCAAAGTTGCAAAAGAAGTGGCTGAGCATGGAGGAAATGTTTGGACGCCAATTATTTCTCT
Above is a window of Faecalispora anaeroviscerum DNA encoding:
- a CDS encoding DUF3846 domain-containing protein; translation: MKENMIKVVKVEVGEPPVIKEILNDLDTLQDEVGGLIECVYLDDGCIAVVNEEGKINGMEPNRRMGPDIICGPFFICGDDDENFASLTDEQIEKYSLRFTPTQQFTGEEPELEPRMTFIGFDCFGGR
- a CDS encoding DUF6103 family protein, producing the protein MKKESISVQMESEKLRATRKYMEKKDVSLEQELADALQKLYEKYVPSPVREYIDEAAEESKSKAKPNKPRAADQPSRESAI